Proteins from a genomic interval of Paenibacillus lentus:
- a CDS encoding RNA polymerase sigma factor, whose protein sequence is MEFVEKCVMEVKAGEINQYVHIVEAFQAPMFRYCSRMLSNRQEAEDAVQDILVKAFEKIELFEPNGSFSSWLYKIAHHHCLNLLRKRSVQRKFQSWFRQDAVTESAEQTMMSQLFGEPLASAITSLSAEERSLLILRALEEKSFAEIGEISGKSMEAVKKKYGRLKLKLQRLMEQKGGAEYAKGQNHTS, encoded by the coding sequence ATGGAGTTTGTGGAAAAATGCGTCATGGAAGTCAAAGCGGGCGAAATCAATCAGTATGTACATATCGTCGAAGCCTTCCAGGCTCCGATGTTCCGCTATTGCAGCCGAATGCTTTCAAACCGGCAAGAAGCGGAGGATGCGGTGCAGGACATTCTGGTCAAAGCGTTCGAAAAAATAGAGCTATTTGAACCGAACGGCAGCTTTTCATCTTGGTTATATAAGATCGCCCACCACCATTGTTTGAATTTGCTTCGCAAACGCAGTGTCCAACGTAAATTTCAGAGTTGGTTCCGTCAGGACGCTGTTACCGAAAGCGCGGAGCAAACGATGATGAGCCAATTATTCGGAGAGCCGCTCGCGTCCGCCATAACATCTTTAAGCGCGGAGGAGCGAAGTCTACTGATATTACGGGCGCTTGAAGAAAAATCATTTGCTGAAATTGGAGAAATTTCAGGGAAAAGCATGGAAGCGGTCAAGAAGAAATACGGCCGGTTGAAGCTGAAGCTGCAGAGACTGATGGAGCAGAAGGGGGGAGCGGAGTATGCGAAAGGCCAAAATCACACTTCATGA
- a CDS encoding NADH:flavin oxidoreductase produces the protein MGSAQSVQSLFKPFSFGDTILSNRIVMAPMTRQFSPGGTPGPDVAAYYRRRAENAVGLIITEGTVINHPDASNQSNVPHFFGADALDGWANVVTEVHNADGKIVPQIWHMGARGHVNDYSVSDIEVIIQAFSQAAFEAKRLGFDGIELHGAHGYLIDQFFWKETNQRTDRYGGDFVGRTRFATEVISACRLTVGPEFPIVLRFSQWKGTDYTAKLVKTPNELESFLAPLVDAGVDIFHCSTRRFWEPEFESSQLNLAGWTKKLTGKPTITVGSIGLDRDVTSFFTEGKGASLSRVDELIERLEHEEFDLVAVGRGLLADPAWASKLREGRIDDWIPFDPEAIKQLY, from the coding sequence ATGGGTTCTGCTCAATCCGTTCAGTCATTGTTTAAACCATTTTCCTTCGGGGATACAATCTTATCGAATCGCATTGTGATGGCTCCGATGACAAGACAATTTTCTCCCGGTGGGACTCCGGGCCCGGACGTGGCTGCTTATTATCGTCGCAGGGCTGAAAACGCTGTAGGGCTTATCATTACCGAAGGTACAGTGATAAATCATCCTGACGCATCCAATCAAAGCAACGTGCCGCACTTTTTTGGCGCAGATGCCTTGGACGGTTGGGCAAACGTAGTCACTGAAGTACATAACGCAGACGGGAAGATTGTACCTCAGATATGGCATATGGGTGCTCGAGGCCATGTCAATGATTACTCCGTATCGGATATTGAAGTAATAATCCAAGCCTTCTCTCAAGCAGCATTTGAAGCGAAGCGTTTAGGATTTGACGGTATCGAACTTCACGGCGCACACGGTTATTTAATCGACCAATTTTTCTGGAAGGAAACAAATCAACGCACGGATCGATACGGAGGGGACTTCGTAGGACGTACCCGGTTTGCGACTGAGGTCATCTCAGCTTGTCGTCTTACTGTCGGACCAGAGTTTCCCATCGTGCTGCGCTTCTCGCAATGGAAGGGAACGGATTACACAGCCAAATTAGTGAAGACGCCAAATGAGTTGGAAAGCTTCTTGGCCCCATTAGTTGACGCAGGTGTTGACATATTCCACTGCTCCACTCGCCGATTCTGGGAACCTGAATTCGAAAGCTCCCAGCTCAACCTTGCTGGCTGGACAAAAAAACTGACGGGAAAACCAACAATCACCGTAGGCTCGATTGGTTTGGATCGCGATGTGACGAGTTTCTTTACTGAAGGAAAAGGGGCCAGTCTTAGTCGAGTCGACGAACTAATCGAAAGACTTGAACACGAAGAATTCGACCTGGTAGCCGTAGGGAGGGGATTATTAGCTGACCCTGCTTGGGCCAGTAAACTCCGCGAAGGTAGAATTGACGACTGGATTCCTTTTGATCCCGAAGCGATAAAGCAACTGTATTGA